GTTGGCGGTGACTGGTGCCCACCAGTACGAACAGGTGGTGGAGGCGGTGCACCAATACGCGCCGCCCACGCAGGGGCCGTTCATCGACCTGATCCCTCAGCCCGACATCAAGCTGACCCCGCGCCACTACAGCTATCTGAAGATTTCGGAGGGGTGCAATCACTCCTGCGCTTTTTGCATTATCCCCGATCTGCGCGGGAAGCTCGCCAGCCGCCGCATCGACGCGGTGCTGCGCGAGGCGGAAAAGCTGGTCGCGGCGGGGACGAAGGAACTGCTGGTCATCAGCCAGGATACCTCGGCCTATGGGGTCGATACCCGCCACGAAGCGCGCGAGTGGAAGGGCCACGAGGTCCGTGCGCATATGACCGACCTGGTCCGCGAACTCGGGCAGCTGCGTACGTCCGAAGGCGCGCCCCCGTGGGTGCGGCTGCATTACGTTTACCCCTACCCCCATGTCGATCAGGTCATTCCGCTGATGGCCGAAGGGCTGCTGACGCCCTATCTCGACATCCCGTTCCAGCACGCCGCTCCTTCGGTGCTCAAGCGCATGAAGCGGCCCGCGAACGAGGCGAAGGTGCTGGAGCGGTTGAAGGGCTGGCGCGAAATCTGCCCCGACATCGCCGTCCGGTCGAGCTTCGTCGTGGGCTTCCCCGGCGAGACGGAGGATGATTTCCGCTATCTGCTCGACTGGCTGGAAGAGGCGCAGCTCGACCGCGTCGGCGGTTTCCGCTTCGAGCCGGTCGAAGGCGCGCAGGCCAATGCTTTGCCCGACCAGGTGCCCGAGGATATCAAGGAAGAACGCTACGCCCGCTTGATGGAGTGCACGACGCGTATCTCCGCAGCCAAGCTACAGGCGAAGGTCGGACGCACGCTGCCCGTCATCATCGACGAGGTGGGCGAACCCGACGAGGACGGCGATATCGGTGCCACCGGGCGCAGCCAGGCCGACGCGCCGGAGATCGACGGGCAGGTCTTCCTGCGCAACGTTCCCGAAACCCTCGCGCCGGGCGACATCGTGCAGGTCGCGGTCGAGGATGCCGACGCGCACGACCTGTTCGGGGTCGTGCGCTGACGCCGCCCCGATGAGGATACAGCACCGGCGGTATCTGCTGTTCCTGCTGGTAATGGCGCTCGCCGTCTGGCCCGCGCTGCTCGTCGCCGGCTGGGCCAGCGCGCTGCTGATCGCGTTCGATGTCGGCGTTATCGCCTTCGTGCTGTCGTGCATTCCGCTCTGGCGTCATGGTGAGGCCGGGGTCCTGCGCGCCGACGCACAGGCGAACGATGCGGGCGGCATCCTGCTGCTGCTCATCACCGCGCTGATCAGCGCCAGCGTGACCGCGGCATTGTCGGCCCTGCTGGCCGGGAAAAGCTCCCTGTCCGGTCCGGAAATTGCGCTGATGGTGGGGACCCTGCTGGCGAACTGGTGCTTCGCCAATCTCGTCTTCACCTTCCACTACGCGCGCCTGTACTGGAGCGACGATCCGGACGAGGGCCGGGCGGGCAAGCGCGGCGGGCTGGACTTTCCGGGCGGCGCGGCCCCGGGTTTCTCGGATTTCGTGAACTTCGCCTTTGTCATCGGGATGACCTGCCAGACGGCGGACATAGAGATCACCGGGCGGCACATCCGCCGGGTGTCGACGTTCCACGCGCTGTTCGCATTTGTGTTCAACCTGGGTATTCTGGCCTTGACGGTAAACACTCTCGCGTCGGTTTAGGGAGGCTCGTAGTGCGCCAGCGGCAAACCATCCTCGGCGTGGAGACGCCCGGCCCCGGGCTGACCGAAATCACGCAAGAGATCGCGGAGTGGATCGCGGACACCGGCATCACCGAAGGTCTGCTGACCGTGCTATGCCGCCATACGAGCGCGAGCCTGATGATCAACGAGAACGCCGCGCCCGCCGTGCGCCGCGACATCGTGCACTGGCTGGACCGGATCGCGCCCGAAAGCGCGGCCTACGAGCATGACGACGAGGGGCCGGACGATATGCCCGCCCACCTCAAGGCGGCGCTGACGGGGGTGAACCTGTCCATTCCGGTTCTGGGCGGGAAGCCGCTGCTGGGCACCTGGCAGGGCGTGCTTCTGGTGGAGCACCGCGCACGCCCCCACCGGCGCGAGATCGCGCTGCATCTGCTGGGCGAGTAGCCCGACCGGCTCAGACGACCAGGCGGGGCTTAGCCTCTTCCTTGTCGCCGCGGCGATCCGCCATGCG
Above is a genomic segment from Erythrobacter sp. 3-20A1M containing:
- the rimO gene encoding 30S ribosomal protein S12 methylthiotransferase RimO, with protein sequence MNTAATTQPTVLADQKKVGMVSLGCPKALVDSERILTRLRADGYAMSPDYAGADVVLVNTCGFLDSAKEESLAAIGEAIAENGRVIVTGCMGEEADAIRAAHPQVLAVTGAHQYEQVVEAVHQYAPPTQGPFIDLIPQPDIKLTPRHYSYLKISEGCNHSCAFCIIPDLRGKLASRRIDAVLREAEKLVAAGTKELLVISQDTSAYGVDTRHEAREWKGHEVRAHMTDLVRELGQLRTSEGAPPWVRLHYVYPYPHVDQVIPLMAEGLLTPYLDIPFQHAAPSVLKRMKRPANEAKVLERLKGWREICPDIAVRSSFVVGFPGETEDDFRYLLDWLEEAQLDRVGGFRFEPVEGAQANALPDQVPEDIKEERYARLMECTTRISAAKLQAKVGRTLPVIIDEVGEPDEDGDIGATGRSQADAPEIDGQVFLRNVPETLAPGDIVQVAVEDADAHDLFGVVR
- a CDS encoding DUF1345 domain-containing protein produces the protein MPTRTTCSGSCADAAPMRIQHRRYLLFLLVMALAVWPALLVAGWASALLIAFDVGVIAFVLSCIPLWRHGEAGVLRADAQANDAGGILLLLITALISASVTAALSALLAGKSSLSGPEIALMVGTLLANWCFANLVFTFHYARLYWSDDPDEGRAGKRGGLDFPGGAAPGFSDFVNFAFVIGMTCQTADIEITGRHIRRVSTFHALFAFVFNLGILALTVNTLASV
- a CDS encoding secondary thiamine-phosphate synthase enzyme YjbQ, which encodes MRQRQTILGVETPGPGLTEITQEIAEWIADTGITEGLLTVLCRHTSASLMINENAAPAVRRDIVHWLDRIAPESAAYEHDDEGPDDMPAHLKAALTGVNLSIPVLGGKPLLGTWQGVLLVEHRARPHRREIALHLLGE